In Odontesthes bonariensis isolate fOdoBon6 chromosome 6, fOdoBon6.hap1, whole genome shotgun sequence, one genomic interval encodes:
- the pik3ip1 gene encoding phosphoinositide-3-kinase-interacting protein 1 gives MMQTVYPARQLYKMFICLHAVFLSVAIVQSSASNEEQKDCTRSSGVDYRGKQQSSSSGLTCLNWINTTRDYDVEIHPDAQTGAGDHNYCRNPDASEGPWCYIAGPDGTIQRQFCAIEACKEQSSALPAEAESLGPTGSATSTESFQPARSGASQGEIAAVQPVMGISRRVHTGPKKKKDLGTAGYVLGIVMMAIIIILGVGITFGYFYKRGQDLKKQHEQRVYEREMQRITLPLSAFSNPTCELIDENTIVITAEHETTPVQEGGDPLMGQHAGTPGA, from the exons ATGATGCAGACGGTTTATCCAGCCCGTCAGCTGTACAAAATGTTTATCTGTTTGCACGCTGTTTTCCTGAGCGTGGCCATTGTGCAGAGCAGCGCATCAAATGAAGAGcagaaag ACTGCACGCGATCCAGTGGCGTGGACTATAGAGGAAAACAACAGAGCTCCTCCTCAGGTCTAACCTGTCTAAACTGGATCAATACTACAAGGGACTATGATGTCGAAATCCATCCCGAcgcacagacag GTGCTGGAGATCACAATTACTGCCGAAACCCAGACGCCTCTGAGGGGCCTTGGTGCTACATTGCTGGCCCAGATGGGACGATCCAGAGACAATTCTGTGCAATTGAGGCATGTAAAG AGCAAAGTTCCGCTTTGCCGGCAGAGGCCGAGTCCCTCGGCCCAACAGGAAGCGCTACCTCCACTGAGAGCTTCCAGCCAGCAAGGTCAGGAGCTTCTCAGGGAGAAATCGCTGCTGTGCAGCCAGTAATGGGAATCAGCCGGCGAGTGCACACAGGGCCCAAAAAGAAGAAGGATCTTGGCACTGCTG gCTATGTCCTGGGGATCGTCATGATGGCGATTATAATCATCCTTGGAGTGGGCATCACGTTTGGCTACTTCTATAAGAG GGGCCAAGACCTGAAGAAGCAGCATGAACAGCGAGTGTATGAGAGGGAGATGCAGAGGATCACCCTGCCCCTGTCGGCCTTCTCCAATCCCACCTGTGAGCTCATAGACGAGAACACCATTGTAATCACTGCAGAGCATGAGACCACCCCTGTCCAGGAGGGTGGAGACCCCCTAATGGGCCAGCACGCAGGCACACCTGGAGCATGA